The proteins below come from a single Tsuneonella deserti genomic window:
- the cysS gene encoding cysteine--tRNA ligase produces MTDLKLFNSLTRSLETFQPIHPGEARVYSCGPTVYNYQHVGNMRAYVFADTLGRVLSFKGYRLTHVINITDVGHLTSDADAGDDKMEKAAASQGKSAWDIARHYQQVFEADLARLNIRETAHPRATEYVESMIEWGKEIEAKHCYRLDSGLYFDVTTVPDYGRLARASTDEGESRIDSVEGKRHAADFAIWRTTPPGENRQMEWDSPWGRGAPGWHIECSVMSAQLLGHPFDIHTGGIDHREIHHPNEIAQNQAHSCGPDTGARIWMHNNFLVDRRGKMSKSTGDFLTLQALVDRGYHPFAYRLLCLQAHYRSELEFTWEGLGAALTRLKRMVMAIEKLKADLAASKQPEGSFPLSDQERSVFDEAISNDLNTPEVLTAVEGVLGAKKTPAAKRIQLVRMADELLGLNLLGLTRAELRLRPADAAIDVAEIEQLIEQRKEARAAKDFTTSDAIRDSLAARGVELMDGDALGWEWKL; encoded by the coding sequence ATGACCGACCTCAAGCTGTTCAACTCGCTGACCCGCTCGCTGGAGACCTTCCAGCCGATCCATCCGGGTGAGGCACGCGTCTATTCCTGCGGACCGACGGTCTACAACTACCAGCACGTCGGCAACATGCGCGCCTATGTGTTCGCCGACACGCTGGGCCGGGTGTTGAGCTTCAAGGGGTACAGGCTCACCCACGTGATCAACATTACCGATGTGGGCCACCTCACCAGCGACGCCGACGCGGGCGACGACAAGATGGAGAAGGCGGCAGCTTCGCAGGGCAAGTCTGCCTGGGACATCGCACGCCATTACCAGCAGGTTTTTGAAGCCGACCTCGCGCGGCTCAACATCCGTGAAACCGCGCACCCGCGCGCGACCGAGTATGTCGAAAGCATGATCGAGTGGGGCAAGGAGATCGAGGCGAAGCACTGCTACCGTCTCGACAGCGGGCTCTACTTCGATGTTACGACGGTGCCCGACTATGGCCGCCTCGCGCGCGCCTCCACCGACGAGGGCGAGAGCCGCATCGACAGCGTCGAAGGCAAGCGCCACGCGGCCGACTTTGCTATATGGCGCACCACGCCGCCGGGCGAGAACCGGCAGATGGAGTGGGATTCCCCCTGGGGCCGAGGCGCGCCCGGCTGGCATATCGAATGCTCGGTGATGAGCGCGCAGCTGCTCGGCCACCCGTTCGACATCCACACGGGCGGGATCGATCACCGCGAAATCCATCATCCCAACGAAATCGCGCAAAACCAGGCGCATTCGTGCGGCCCCGACACCGGCGCGCGGATCTGGATGCACAACAACTTCCTCGTCGACCGGCGGGGGAAGATGAGCAAGTCGACGGGCGATTTCCTCACCCTGCAGGCGCTGGTCGATCGTGGCTATCACCCGTTCGCCTATCGCCTGCTATGCCTGCAGGCCCATTACCGAAGTGAGCTGGAATTCACCTGGGAAGGGCTGGGTGCGGCGCTCACGCGGCTCAAGCGGATGGTCATGGCGATTGAAAAGCTCAAGGCCGACCTCGCCGCGAGCAAGCAGCCCGAAGGCAGCTTCCCCCTGAGCGATCAGGAGCGCTCCGTGTTCGACGAGGCGATTTCAAACGACCTCAACACGCCCGAAGTGTTGACTGCGGTCGAAGGAGTCCTCGGCGCGAAGAAGACGCCCGCGGCAAAGCGCATCCAGTTGGTCCGCATGGCCGACGAACTGCTCGGGCTCAACCTGCTGGGACTCACGCGCGCGGAATTGCGGCTTCGGCCGGCGGACGCCGCCATCGATGTGGCCGAGATCGAGCAGCTCATCGAGCAGCGCAAGGAAGCCCGGGCGGCGAAGGATTTCACCACGTCGGACGCCATCCGCGACTCGCTTGCCGCACGCGGGGTCGAACTGATGGACGGCGACGCGTTGGGATGGGAGTGGAAGCTCTGA
- a CDS encoding nitroreductase, giving the protein MDISEAVASRRSIRAFLDKPVDRAVLTRVLKKAQRAPSGGNTQPWHGVVLTGEPLSRLIARIAEDLPKGRAAHGPEYHIYPPELDGAYETRRRGVGEDMYGALEIPREDKLARLSWFARNFQAFGAPVLMLVHTPKYMGPPQWSDIGMWLQTVMLLLREEGLDSCPQEAWAVYSKQIREVVAIPEDHTFFCGLAIGWGDRGAAVNRFPVARAPLEEAVRWEGWD; this is encoded by the coding sequence ATGGATATTTCCGAGGCTGTTGCCAGCCGCCGCTCGATCCGCGCGTTTCTCGACAAGCCAGTAGATCGCGCCGTTCTGACGCGCGTGCTGAAAAAGGCGCAGCGCGCTCCTTCCGGCGGCAATACCCAGCCCTGGCATGGCGTGGTGCTGACCGGCGAACCGCTCTCGCGACTGATCGCCCGCATTGCCGAAGACTTGCCAAAGGGGCGCGCCGCGCACGGGCCGGAGTATCACATCTATCCGCCGGAACTGGACGGCGCCTACGAGACACGCCGCCGCGGGGTGGGTGAAGACATGTATGGCGCGCTGGAAATCCCGCGCGAGGACAAGCTGGCTCGTCTCAGCTGGTTCGCGCGCAACTTCCAGGCATTCGGCGCGCCGGTGCTGATGCTGGTGCACACGCCCAAATACATGGGACCGCCACAATGGTCCGACATCGGCATGTGGCTGCAGACCGTGATGCTTCTGCTGCGCGAGGAAGGGCTGGACTCCTGCCCCCAGGAAGCGTGGGCGGTCTATTCGAAGCAGATCCGCGAGGTGGTCGCGATTCCAGAGGACCACACGTTCTTCTGCGGCCTCGCCATCGGCTGGGGCGATCGCGGCGCGGCGGTAAACCGCTTCCCGGTCGCCCGCGCGCCGCTCGAAGAAGCGGTGCGGTGGGAGGGATGGGATTGA
- the cobT gene encoding cobaltochelatase subunit CobT yields the protein MADETPLDRFKHALTGASRALAHEPEVEVAWSADAPTARGKHFRVPLPGRSIPADQAREARGFADSFSLKLRHHDEAMHARAMPPEPTARECFDTVERIRYEALGANNFEGIRENLDAATEVRTNSDPIARAIRPEDVPVASALGLILREKLTGEPIPARAAPGVEMVRDWIEERAGADFEALALSLDDQKAFQGLALDLLRHLDLTLPEDMDQPSDDSDEGEEPEGEDQDEGEDDNQGEGSPQSTEMAGEMSEGDDEGESDTEMSSEEDTTEGEPGDEGEEGMMPVRPNRPWTDIPEGFDYKAYTTRFDEVIEATELCDADELDRLRQYLDSQLTGLQGVVTRLANRLQRRLMAQQNRSWDFDQEEGLLDAARLARVVISPGHSLSYKVEREQEFKDTCVTLLIDNSGSMRGRPISIAAISADILGRTLERVGVKTEVLGFTTRAWKGGQSREAWLADGKPAQPGRLNDLRHIVYKKADEPWRRARRNLGLMMREGLLKENIDGEALLWAHERLLRRPEDRRILMVISDGAPVDDSTLSVNSAGYLEQHLRKVIDWIENQSPVQLVAIGIGHDVTRYYRRAVTIMDVEQLGGTITEQLAELFEVD from the coding sequence TTGGCCGACGAAACGCCCCTTGACCGCTTCAAGCACGCGCTGACCGGCGCCAGCCGCGCGCTGGCGCATGAGCCGGAAGTAGAGGTGGCGTGGAGCGCCGATGCGCCCACGGCGAGGGGCAAGCATTTCCGGGTCCCGCTTCCTGGCCGTTCCATCCCCGCCGACCAGGCGCGTGAGGCGCGCGGGTTTGCCGACAGCTTCTCGCTCAAGCTACGCCACCATGACGAAGCGATGCACGCCCGCGCGATGCCGCCCGAACCGACGGCGCGCGAATGCTTCGATACGGTGGAGCGCATCCGTTACGAGGCGCTGGGCGCGAACAATTTCGAAGGCATCCGCGAAAACCTCGATGCAGCGACCGAGGTGCGCACCAATTCCGATCCGATCGCCCGCGCGATCCGGCCCGAGGATGTGCCGGTGGCGAGCGCGCTCGGCCTTATCCTGAGGGAGAAGCTGACCGGTGAACCGATTCCCGCGCGCGCCGCGCCGGGCGTGGAGATGGTCCGCGACTGGATCGAGGAGCGCGCCGGGGCGGACTTCGAGGCACTGGCGCTGTCGCTAGACGACCAGAAGGCGTTCCAGGGGCTCGCGCTCGACTTGCTGCGCCATCTCGACCTGACGCTGCCCGAGGACATGGACCAGCCGTCCGACGACAGCGACGAGGGCGAGGAGCCGGAAGGCGAGGATCAGGACGAGGGCGAGGACGACAACCAGGGCGAGGGCAGCCCCCAGTCGACCGAAATGGCCGGCGAGATGTCGGAAGGCGACGACGAGGGCGAATCCGACACCGAGATGAGCTCGGAAGAGGATACGACCGAAGGGGAACCGGGCGACGAGGGCGAGGAGGGCATGATGCCCGTGCGCCCCAATCGCCCGTGGACCGACATTCCAGAAGGCTTCGACTACAAGGCCTATACCACCCGCTTCGACGAGGTGATCGAGGCGACCGAGCTGTGCGATGCGGACGAGCTCGACCGCCTGCGCCAGTATCTCGACAGCCAGCTTACGGGCTTGCAGGGCGTGGTGACGCGGCTCGCCAACAGGCTCCAGCGGCGACTGATGGCGCAGCAGAACCGCAGCTGGGACTTCGACCAGGAGGAAGGGCTGCTCGATGCCGCGCGGCTCGCTCGCGTGGTCATCAGCCCGGGGCATTCACTCAGCTACAAGGTGGAGCGCGAGCAGGAGTTCAAGGATACCTGCGTCACCCTGCTGATCGACAATTCCGGGTCGATGCGCGGACGGCCCATTAGCATTGCCGCGATCAGCGCCGACATTCTCGGCCGTACCCTGGAGCGCGTCGGCGTGAAGACCGAGGTGCTCGGCTTCACAACTCGCGCGTGGAAGGGCGGGCAGAGCCGCGAGGCCTGGCTGGCGGACGGCAAGCCCGCGCAACCCGGCCGCCTCAACGACTTGCGCCACATCGTTTACAAGAAGGCCGACGAGCCGTGGCGCCGCGCGCGCCGCAATCTCGGCCTGATGATGCGCGAAGGGCTGCTCAAGGAGAACATCGACGGCGAAGCGCTGCTGTGGGCGCACGAGCGCCTGCTCCGCCGCCCCGAGGACCGTCGCATCCTGATGGTCATCTCCGACGGCGCGCCGGTCGACGACAGCACCCTAAGCGTGAACAGCGCCGGCTACCTCGAACAGCACTTGCGCAAGGTGATCGACTGGATCGAAAACCAGTCCCCGGTTCAATTGGTGGCGATCGGCATCGGGCACGATGTGACCCGCTACTATCGCCGCGCCGTGACAATCATGGACGTCGAGCAGTTGGGCGGAACGATCACGGAGCAGCTTGCCGAACTGTTCGAGGTGGATTGA
- the fsa gene encoding fructose-6-phosphate aldolase: MKFFADTAEIADIRELNDAGLLDGVTTNPSLIHKSGRDFMEVTKEICGIVDGPVSAEVVALDHETMMREAEVLRKIADNVCIKVPLTIDGLKTCRALTRDGTMVNVTLCFSANQALLAAKAGATFISPFVGRHDDNGFDGMDLIRDIRLIYDNYGFGTEILVASVRHVIHVLEAARIGADVMTAPPAVIRNLAKHVLTDKGIEGFLADWAKTGQTILR; encoded by the coding sequence ATGAAATTCTTCGCCGACACCGCCGAGATCGCCGACATCCGCGAACTGAACGACGCGGGCCTGCTCGACGGCGTCACCACCAATCCTTCGCTGATCCACAAGTCGGGCCGCGACTTCATGGAAGTGACGAAGGAAATCTGCGGCATCGTCGACGGGCCGGTTTCGGCCGAAGTCGTGGCACTCGACCACGAGACGATGATGCGCGAGGCGGAAGTCCTGCGGAAGATCGCCGACAACGTCTGCATCAAGGTGCCGCTGACGATCGATGGCCTCAAGACCTGCCGTGCGCTGACCAGGGACGGCACGATGGTCAATGTCACGCTGTGCTTCTCCGCCAACCAGGCACTGCTCGCCGCGAAGGCTGGCGCGACGTTCATCTCGCCCTTCGTCGGCCGGCACGACGATAACGGGTTCGACGGGATGGACCTCATCCGCGATATCCGCCTGATCTACGACAATTACGGCTTCGGCACCGAAATCCTCGTCGCCAGCGTGCGCCACGTGATCCACGTGCTCGAAGCCGCGCGCATCGGCGCCGACGTCATGACCGCGCCGCCCGCCGTTATCCGCAACCTCGCGAAGCACGTACTGACCGACAAGGGCATCGAAGGCTTCCTTGCCGACTGGGCGAAGACCGGCCAGACCATCCTGAGGTAA
- a CDS encoding DUF4197 domain-containing protein — protein MTELISPPSLFHRRKFLAGLGVASGALVLPACAGPFGGFSYTDAIARLLFLSTGRAFDRMTAPGGFWDQQVAQLGLDQFLGARGGTLNRILTSALFKDRLAHALAPVAFDAAERAAPVVADTVRTIGFANAVELIRGGPTAASSYLRQEMGTRLIDAMLPGVGQGLRLASDPIVGEAIAALSGVDVPQIARNFTGRVDDVIWNEIGMEEANIRANPQATRDPLLIGVFGAASAL, from the coding sequence ATGACCGAATTGATTTCGCCCCCGAGCCTGTTTCACCGCCGCAAGTTTCTCGCCGGTCTAGGCGTGGCGAGCGGCGCGCTGGTGCTGCCCGCCTGCGCCGGACCGTTCGGGGGCTTCAGCTATACCGATGCCATCGCCCGCCTGCTGTTCCTTTCAACCGGCCGCGCGTTCGATCGGATGACCGCGCCGGGCGGGTTCTGGGACCAGCAGGTCGCTCAACTTGGCCTCGACCAGTTCCTCGGCGCTCGTGGGGGAACGCTCAACCGTATCCTTACTTCCGCCCTGTTCAAGGACCGGCTTGCCCATGCGCTGGCCCCGGTTGCGTTCGACGCCGCCGAGCGCGCCGCGCCAGTGGTGGCCGATACAGTCCGCACGATCGGCTTTGCCAACGCGGTCGAACTGATCCGCGGAGGCCCGACCGCGGCGAGCAGCTACCTGCGCCAGGAGATGGGCACCCGCCTGATCGACGCGATGCTGCCCGGAGTGGGCCAGGGCCTGCGGCTTGCCAGCGATCCCATCGTGGGTGAGGCGATCGCCGCGCTGTCCGGCGTCGACGTGCCGCAGATTGCACGCAACTTCACCGGCCGGGTGGACGATGTGATCTGGAACGAGATCGGGATGGAGGAAGCGAACATTCGCGCCAATCCGCAGGCGACTCGCGATCCTCTGCTGATAGGTGTTTTCGGAGCGGCGAGCGCGCTCTAG
- a CDS encoding primosomal protein N', whose translation MNRARLLIFNAALGPLDYRVPEGMHVEPGSVVVAPLGPRQIIGIVWEEERLPTDPVPDAKLRPLLAVVPVPPLKAELRRLIEWTADYYCASLASVARMVLASGGALRGPATITEYRLSGGLPERMTPQRQAAIEALEGEQATIRELAGIAGVSDGVLRGLVNQGVLEPVQVDCDRPYPRARADYAVPVLSDAQSAVSERFIDAVRAREFAPFLLDGVTGSGKTECYLEAVAAALDAGQQILVLLPEIALTEAFLRRFEDRFGTPPVVWHSSLKSTERRRAWRAIAAGTAQVVVGARSALFLPYANLGMIVVDEAHEVSFKQDEGVRYNARDVAVMRAHFEKLPVILASATPALESLQMAESGVYERLVLDDRYGGARLPEIDTLDLTVEKPERGRWLAPRLVEAMKERFERREQTLLFLNRRGYAPLTLCRNCGFRFQCPNCSAWLVEHRLSRRLSCHHCGHETQPPPACPECGELDCLVACGPGVERIADEVAEIMPEARVAVATSDTLNSPEKAAAFVAEAEAGAIDVIVGTQLVTKGFHFPELTLVGVVDADLGLEGGDLRAAERTYQQVAQVAGRAGRGAKPGEVLIQTRHPDAPVIAALAAGDRDAFYEAETEARRHAGAPPFGRWAAIIVSSEDEAEAKEAARLIGGTQPNVPDVMILGPAPAPLSLLRGRYRYRLLINARRSAQVQDVIRQWLAPLRFPQGVRVSIDIDPYSFV comes from the coding sequence ATGAACCGCGCCCGACTGCTGATCTTCAACGCCGCGCTCGGCCCGCTCGACTACCGTGTACCGGAAGGGATGCACGTCGAGCCCGGGTCGGTCGTCGTCGCGCCGCTTGGCCCCCGCCAGATCATCGGGATCGTCTGGGAGGAGGAACGGCTCCCCACCGACCCGGTTCCGGACGCGAAGCTGCGGCCATTGCTTGCCGTCGTCCCCGTCCCGCCGCTCAAAGCCGAACTGCGGCGACTGATCGAATGGACCGCCGATTATTACTGCGCCTCGCTCGCCTCGGTTGCGCGGATGGTGCTCGCGAGCGGCGGCGCGCTGCGCGGTCCGGCCACGATCACCGAATACCGCCTGTCGGGCGGGCTGCCCGAACGGATGACCCCGCAGCGGCAGGCTGCGATCGAAGCGCTGGAGGGCGAGCAGGCGACCATCCGCGAACTCGCCGGTATCGCGGGGGTCAGCGACGGGGTGCTGCGCGGGCTCGTCAACCAGGGCGTTCTGGAACCGGTGCAGGTCGATTGCGACCGGCCTTACCCTCGCGCCCGAGCAGACTACGCTGTTCCGGTGCTATCGGACGCTCAAAGTGCGGTAAGTGAGCGCTTCATTGACGCTGTTCGCGCGCGCGAGTTCGCCCCCTTCCTGCTTGATGGCGTGACCGGCTCGGGCAAGACGGAATGCTATCTGGAAGCCGTTGCCGCCGCTCTCGATGCCGGTCAGCAGATCCTCGTCCTGCTTCCTGAAATTGCGCTGACGGAGGCGTTCCTGCGTCGATTCGAAGACCGCTTCGGCACCCCCCCGGTGGTCTGGCACTCCAGCCTCAAGTCCACCGAACGCCGCCGCGCCTGGCGCGCCATCGCGGCGGGCACCGCGCAGGTGGTCGTCGGCGCCCGCTCGGCCCTCTTCCTGCCCTACGCGAACCTCGGCATGATCGTGGTCGATGAAGCGCACGAGGTGAGCTTCAAGCAGGACGAAGGCGTGCGCTACAACGCCCGCGATGTCGCTGTTATGCGGGCACATTTCGAAAAGCTGCCGGTCATCCTCGCCAGCGCGACGCCCGCGCTCGAAAGCCTGCAGATGGCCGAGAGCGGCGTTTACGAGCGGCTGGTTCTCGACGATCGCTACGGCGGCGCGCGGCTGCCCGAGATCGACACGCTCGACCTGACGGTGGAGAAGCCTGAACGAGGGCGCTGGCTCGCTCCGCGGCTGGTGGAAGCGATGAAGGAACGGTTCGAGAGGCGCGAGCAGACGCTGCTATTCCTCAACCGGCGCGGCTATGCCCCGCTCACGCTGTGCCGCAACTGCGGCTTTCGCTTCCAGTGCCCCAATTGCAGCGCCTGGCTGGTCGAGCACCGCCTCTCGCGTCGCCTGTCCTGCCACCACTGTGGTCACGAGACCCAGCCGCCGCCCGCCTGCCCCGAATGTGGCGAACTCGACTGCCTCGTCGCCTGCGGGCCGGGCGTCGAACGCATCGCCGACGAGGTGGCCGAAATCATGCCCGAGGCGCGCGTGGCGGTTGCGACGTCGGATACGCTGAACTCTCCCGAGAAAGCCGCCGCCTTCGTGGCCGAGGCGGAAGCGGGCGCGATCGACGTGATCGTCGGCACTCAGCTGGTAACGAAGGGCTTCCATTTCCCCGAACTGACGCTCGTTGGTGTCGTCGATGCCGATCTCGGTCTCGAAGGCGGCGACTTGCGCGCAGCCGAGCGCACCTACCAGCAGGTCGCGCAGGTCGCCGGGCGCGCCGGGCGCGGCGCCAAGCCCGGCGAGGTTCTTATCCAGACCCGTCACCCCGACGCCCCGGTAATCGCAGCACTGGCGGCCGGGGATCGCGACGCATTCTACGAAGCCGAAACCGAGGCGCGCCGCCACGCGGGGGCCCCGCCCTTCGGCCGCTGGGCCGCGATCATTGTGTCGAGCGAGGACGAGGCGGAGGCCAAGGAGGCCGCCCGCCTGATCGGCGGAACCCAGCCGAACGTTCCCGACGTAATGATCCTCGGCCCCGCGCCCGCGCCGCTCAGCCTTCTGCGAGGCCGCTATCGCTATCGCCTGCTGATCAACGCCCGCCGCAGCGCGCAGGTGCAGGACGTGATCCGCCAATGGCTCGCCCCCTTGCGCTTTCCCCAGGGCGTGCGAGTGTCGATCGACATCGACCCCTACAGCTTCGTCTAG
- a CDS encoding glutathione S-transferase family protein, whose amino-acid sequence MLTVHHLRISQSERIVWLCEELGLDYELKLYTRRSDNNLAPDEYKALHPMGIAPVITDSDLVLGESGAICEYIDRKYGNARLSPGPESPDFAGHLFWFHFSNATFMTNGMMALVARQLGGDEMPGFVADRMAKGWQLADARLAETPFFGGQNLTTADIMMGFNLTTSRMFGGADLAPYPHIAAYLKRIGERPAYRRAMEKCEPGMEPKLD is encoded by the coding sequence ATGCTCACCGTCCACCACCTGCGCATCTCGCAATCGGAACGGATCGTCTGGCTGTGCGAGGAGCTGGGCCTCGATTACGAGCTGAAGCTCTATACTCGCCGCAGCGACAACAACCTCGCGCCCGACGAATACAAGGCTCTCCACCCGATGGGCATCGCGCCGGTCATCACCGACAGCGATCTCGTGCTCGGTGAAAGCGGCGCGATCTGCGAGTACATCGATCGCAAGTACGGCAACGCGAGGCTCTCACCCGGACCGGAAAGCCCGGACTTTGCCGGCCACCTGTTCTGGTTCCATTTCTCCAACGCCACCTTCATGACCAACGGCATGATGGCGCTGGTCGCGCGCCAGCTTGGCGGCGACGAGATGCCCGGCTTCGTGGCGGACCGGATGGCGAAGGGCTGGCAGCTGGCCGATGCGCGGCTGGCGGAGACTCCGTTCTTCGGCGGGCAGAATTTGACGACTGCCGACATCATGATGGGGTTCAATCTCACCACCTCGCGCATGTTCGGCGGGGCGGACCTGGCGCCCTACCCGCACATCGCCGCCTACCTGAAGCGGATCGGCGAACGGCCGGCCTATCGCCGCGCAATGGAGAAGTGCGAGCCGGGGATGGAGCCTAAGCTGGACTGA
- a CDS encoding CPBP family intramembrane glutamic endopeptidase produces the protein MTEQVSGKPLWRRVLDFPLVALVIALVALIGGIALVTPVLRLLPLEALPAWVDKPPLISLCVIAVSVVVYKLVVTRLGDRRRDDLMFDRTARDSIRGTAIAAVLMTAIVGAAFLAGAYRIDGWGGSTSWPLLLFGAGLQAALFEEILARGVLFHFLEEFGGSWFALALSSGLFGLAHIFNANATLFSSLAIAIEAGLMLGGAYMLTRNLWLPIGLHFGWNVTQGYVWDVPVSGFQVDGLVEAHSAGPVILSGGQFGLEASVLALALATPLGAWFVVQAARRGNIVRPWWVRRRLARSRGQSSLGSIPGSHFSIARR, from the coding sequence ATGACAGAACAGGTATCCGGCAAGCCGTTGTGGCGGCGTGTCCTCGATTTTCCGCTGGTCGCGCTGGTCATCGCCCTTGTCGCGCTGATCGGCGGCATCGCGCTGGTCACGCCCGTCCTTCGGCTGTTGCCGCTGGAGGCGCTGCCGGCCTGGGTCGACAAGCCGCCGCTCATCTCGCTATGCGTCATTGCCGTCTCGGTGGTCGTGTACAAGCTGGTGGTCACTCGCCTGGGCGACCGCCGGCGCGATGACTTGATGTTCGACCGCACTGCGCGCGACAGCATCCGCGGCACGGCCATCGCCGCGGTGTTGATGACTGCCATAGTCGGGGCGGCTTTCCTGGCTGGCGCTTACCGCATCGATGGCTGGGGCGGCAGTACGAGCTGGCCTCTGCTGTTGTTCGGCGCGGGCCTGCAGGCGGCGTTGTTCGAGGAAATTCTCGCGCGCGGGGTGCTGTTCCACTTTCTCGAGGAATTCGGCGGCAGCTGGTTCGCGCTGGCGCTCAGCTCGGGGCTGTTCGGGCTGGCGCATATCTTCAACGCGAATGCGACCCTGTTCTCGTCGCTAGCCATCGCAATTGAAGCCGGGCTGATGCTCGGCGGAGCATACATGCTGACCCGCAATCTGTGGCTGCCCATCGGACTGCATTTCGGGTGGAACGTCACTCAAGGCTACGTGTGGGACGTGCCTGTCTCGGGATTTCAGGTGGATGGCCTGGTGGAGGCGCACAGCGCGGGGCCGGTCATCCTGTCGGGCGGACAGTTCGGCCTTGAAGCCTCTGTCCTGGCGCTCGCGCTGGCGACCCCGCTCGGCGCGTGGTTCGTCGTGCAGGCAGCCCGGCGCGGAAACATCGTGCGCCCGTGGTGGGTGCGGCGGCGGCTGGCGCGAAGCCGCGGTCAGTCCAGCTTAGGCTCCATCCCCGGCTCGCACTTCTCCATTGCGCGGCGATAG
- a CDS encoding bifunctional transcriptional activator/DNA repair enzyme AdaA encodes MAQDPSLTDDDRWRIALAKDRRFDGRFVTGVHSTGIYCRPSCPARAPRRENVRFYASCTEAEAAGLRACRRCAPNAVARDEAAVLAAIDEIKASEGTPRLGELAALAGYSAAHFQRVFSRATGLSPAAYTRALREERARSALTREGRVTGAIYEAGYESPSRFYEGAADKLGMQPSAWAHGGHGVTIRWAVVETTLGAMLVAATDKGVCRLSFGEGPADLARRFPNAELVEGGGPFAGLLAEVIAAVETPGQGAHIPLDVKGTAFQEACWRALRAVPAGETRTYAQIAAAAGNPKAVRAAGSANARNNVAVLIPCHRVVRTGGDIGGYAYGLEIKRELLKREGAE; translated from the coding sequence ATGGCCCAGGACCCCTCTCTTACCGACGACGATCGCTGGCGCATCGCGCTGGCGAAGGACCGCCGTTTCGATGGCCGGTTCGTCACCGGCGTGCATTCCACCGGGATCTATTGCCGACCAAGCTGCCCCGCGCGCGCTCCGCGCCGGGAGAACGTGCGTTTCTACGCCTCCTGCACCGAAGCCGAGGCGGCGGGATTGCGCGCCTGCCGGCGGTGCGCCCCGAATGCAGTCGCGCGCGACGAGGCGGCGGTGCTTGCGGCGATCGACGAGATCAAGGCAAGCGAAGGCACGCCGCGCCTTGGCGAACTTGCAGCGCTCGCGGGTTATTCGGCGGCGCATTTCCAGCGCGTCTTCAGCCGTGCGACCGGCCTTTCCCCGGCCGCCTATACGCGTGCGCTTCGCGAGGAGCGAGCCCGATCGGCGCTGACCAGGGAAGGACGGGTGACCGGCGCGATCTACGAGGCGGGGTACGAAAGCCCCAGCCGGTTTTACGAAGGGGCCGCGGACAAGCTGGGCATGCAGCCAAGCGCCTGGGCCCATGGCGGGCACGGGGTCACGATCCGCTGGGCGGTGGTGGAAACGACCCTGGGGGCAATGCTGGTCGCGGCGACCGACAAGGGCGTGTGCCGCCTGTCGTTCGGAGAAGGACCGGCGGACCTGGCGCGGCGCTTTCCCAATGCCGAGCTGGTCGAGGGCGGTGGGCCCTTTGCGGGTCTACTGGCGGAAGTGATCGCTGCGGTCGAGACACCGGGGCAGGGCGCACACATTCCGCTCGACGTGAAGGGAACCGCTTTCCAGGAAGCGTGCTGGCGGGCGCTCCGCGCAGTTCCCGCCGGCGAAACCCGCACTTATGCGCAGATCGCTGCCGCTGCGGGCAATCCCAAGGCGGTCCGCGCGGCCGGCAGCGCCAATGCGCGCAACAATGTCGCCGTGCTGATCCCGTGTCACCGGGTGGTCCGGACGGGAGGTGACATCGGCGGGTACGCCTATGGTCTCGAAATCAAGCGCGAGCTTCTGAAACGCGAAGGGGCGGAATGA